Within the Salvia hispanica cultivar TCC Black 2014 chromosome 4, UniMelb_Shisp_WGS_1.0, whole genome shotgun sequence genome, the region aacaataattaatgagatttatgaaataaaataaaaggaataaCTAAATTTATCCATCTTTCCCTTTTACTCACTTAGTATGCATGCATAGAATATAAAGATTTATCCATCGGAGCATGTTAAGGTGccaccacctcttaaaataacaccataccatcattcctagtcaatcatttgtatacgtggacgaataataaactgccatgtggcacaaaaaaaaaaaaaaaaaactgaaaaaagacGGCCAGCAATTTGTTGGTCTTTATCCAACAATTTTTcatcaatctatagattgttgtgtagtgtttgtaatactgctgtgtaacgtttataatattgttgtataagtggtgtcatggtgtcactttaagaggggttgcCAAACATTTGTACACGTGAACGGATAATAatctgccacgtggcaaaaaaaataataaaaataaaaaactgaaaaaagacGGCCAGCAATTTGTTGGTCTTTATCCAGAAATTTTTCTTGTCCatcaatatccgacacactatacatcaatctatagattgttgtgtagtgtttgtaatattgttgtgtaacgtttataatattgttgtataagtggtgtcatggtgtcactttaagaggggttgcCAAACATTTGTACACGTGAACGGATAATAatctgccacgtggcaaaaaaataataaaaataaaaaactgaaaaaagacGGCCAGCAATTTATTGGTCTTTATccagcaatttttcttgtccagcaatatccgacacactatatatcaatctatagattgttgtgtagtgtttgtaatattgctgtgtaacgtttataatattactatataagtggtgtcatggtgtcactttaagaggggttgcCCTTTTAACACAAACATTTATCCATCTTCCATTTTTTACTCAATTAGTGTCCATGGACCATCCAAATagttactataaaataaataaaataaaccttGTAAGGCGTATCTACAATTtctctttaaataaatattataagaGCATTAACAATAGCTAGGGTTTAAATTCCATCACCATCACGAAATATCTAACATCCATACTCGAAAAAGACAGATATAATTATTCTGGAGTACTACACTGCAACGAAATTCAAAAGGTATAACTGAGTTTAAGAAACTAATAtcacttttaattatatgttcaGCTAATGTATGAAAAACATGTTATATCAAATTGAATTAATGGAaaagtacttttttatcttgtttttgAAGTGGCTGGCATCGTAATATATTTTGGGTCCTATTAAGATTCCATCATTTTTTGCTTGTTCATTTTTGCATATGTGATGCTTGATAACACATATACCTAATTTCGTATGGTTAAAAGCACTtgtttagttgtttttaattaggtcgtctaattaattaagatgataAGTTCCAAAtcgaaaatttataaatttgagcTCCACAAATATCTTCTAAATAGCTTGGAAGTTGTCCATGAATGCATCTATTGTCTAATGCTCAAGAATCAAGATATAAATGTAAGTGTAGATTGacatcttttattattatcagaTGGGAAATATATCCCAACACATTACGTTTTGTGAGTTCGCCTCCTTCTCTATTTcattacaaatataaattagtGCTAATTACCGAAAAATTCTAGAAATTTGGCCAAATTTTCAACTTTGAAAATTAGCCGtaatttgaaaacttttcaaatttgggCTAAATTATGGAACATCTAATGTGACATCCAACAGTTAACATTAGTGAATTATTCTTAAATAGAGAACTAACTTAGTATGGAATATCCAATGTGACTATCCATCCAATTCGAATCAAACATGGAATAAATAGAGAACtaagtatttaaaataatggaTATCGGAAAATGTTCTTGGAATTACTTGAAATTTGTATGGTGCTTGCGAAAAAAAGGTTGGGGAGATCATTTAAGTGACAAAatcattgttttattatttttctgcaaTAATTTCCCACGATATAAGACAATGTTTACAAATCAGAACGACAAGCGAATCGGCGAGACTAACGGTTCACAGTTCAATCGGTCCAGCCGGTCTAAGTAATATCAGTCGAATTGGAATTCACGTCAGAATTGATCATGGTGTTAACGTAATAGTATCAATATTCCAATAGCTCAAAAAGATAGTCAATTCCGATATCCACGTCATACATTCTCGGCGTCCACATTATGCTCAGTTCTCCCCACAACATGGACAATTCAGATAATCGTTGAAATTATGATCTAGAtaaccatttttaaaaatcacgAGATAGACCGGAATacaattgtgattttattggCTATCTGCTTCATtcatcaaaaatcaaaatattcaaccGACACCGCACCATGGTGAATCATGATTAAATCCAAAGGTTGATAGAGTGTAAATTTGTAACACAATGAATCATCATAAACACATAGTTCAAgccaaataaatcaaatttgtgTTATAAACAAATATTAGACATATATCATAAACATACGAAGTTATACACATTGATTAGGTAATTAATATTTCTCAAAATAAGGTCCACGCATAGCTAATACAAAACCAGTAAGACAGCTTTGACAAAAAAAGATTGCTTCAAGTAAATCTTTACATTTACTTTAGAGAAAAACCCAACCTCAACAAAAACAAgttatcaaaatgaaataaacgTACATGAAAGGAATCCAGAAAAAGCTATTCTAGTCTCACTGCCTCAACGGCAGTTGAGCTTTCAGCGCATAACCAATCGGGACAACCGTTCCCTAACCCAGACTGGGGCAAAATGAACAAGAATTCCCTTAAGCAAAGGTCTGGAAACATGCAGAAGACTGTACAGTAGTCAGAGCTCGATTGGGGGGTGTCCCAATATTCGTGCAAGCTTGGTCATCAGCAAGCACGTATGGATTTACGCCAAGTACTTGAACAAGTTGGGATTTTCCTTGTCCCGTTCAAGGTAGTCACGAGTGATCAGATCCTCAATCCTCTTCTTGATTGCTTTGACATCCGGCTGCACATTGCAAAGTAACATTTGGGTGAAGGGCCATAGACCACAaagtaaaatcaaatcaacTATCACGAAAGAGTACCTTAAACATTCGGCCCAATTGCTCAACACACTCCATAACTAGCTGCTGGTATCCCAAGACCTTCCTACTCTTCATGATACGAACAATTGAGGCATCTATTGCATAACGTCTGTCCTTATCAACATCCTCAATCACCTTCTTTTTCTCATCCACAGGAGGAAGAGGGATCTGCATTTACACGTTAATTAGCTTCATAATCGTCCCTCACTAAGACACGTATGCATACAAATAGGAGCCTGTGTACCTTGATCCTTCGCATTTTGTCCGTGAACttggaattaaattcaaaGATATCAGTTGGAGCAATGGTTTTGGTGCTAGGCTCCTTCGTCAAAATCTTGTACCTAGCGCATGAAAGTGAATGAAGCAGTCTGATGACATCGTCATCAGATAGATTCAACTGAGTCATAATTTCTTGATAGCTTAATCTATCCGATGCATTAAACAGTAGCAGCGCAGCAgcctaaaaaatgaaaattagagATCAATATTACTAAGACCAGTCACAGAAATCAGGAAATATAAGCAGATATCTGTCCAGACAAAAGTACCTGATAAGTAGTCACAATCAGCTCTATTGTTTTTTGTTCGAATTTTCCATTAATGTTACATGTGCCCAAAGAATATATCCATGTAAGTTTCCTAtgctttgtttttgtttgataaaacTCTTTGAACACTTCAACACATTTAACCTAGAACAAAAAACCCAAGCAGAAAAAAGAATGAGAGGTTAGTAGCAGAGTGAATTCCACAGGAGAAAAAAGGACACTGCTTTCTTAAGGGTTGGGGGATTCTGTTCTGCAACCATACCATCTCAGCTGGAAGATTAAGATCAAAGGACTTGTAGCTAGGCCAGAAACCCGTTGTCAGAACAGTCACCGTCAAGTCAATCCCTGGATTTGCATTTGGTGTATTGCTGAGATACTCCTCAAAGCTGGCTTGATTTTCTCTAGCTAGGGTTAAATCCGTTACCTGGAATATTGCAAACGACATGAAAAAATGCATCTTACAACAGGATTGCCAAGTCATAGACCATCGTAAGCAAAACTGCAAAACTTACCATTCCCTCCATTTTTGAGGTAAATTGGCCACCACATTGCTGCTTCAACTTTGTTAGGATGCTTCTCTCATGCTCATCGTTAGCACTTTTATCAAATAACAGACGTCGTGCAAGCTTTTTCCTGTCAAAAGGGCAGCAGACAGAGTAAAGTAATAGTCCATCGgtattataaaactaagaaacGTTACTAAAATCACCGAGATAAACTTACCGATAAAATTCAGCAAATAAATCCTTATCGCTAATGTAAGCAAGCAGTTTTACAACCTGAAAAACACTTGAGACCTCAATCACAGTTTTAAGCATGCTATATACCGATAAATGCAGACAGTTTTATCACGAGACACACCTTCTCCAGAGTTTCTTCTATAGCTTCATCACTCAATTTTTCACTTCCACCCTTTTTGAGTATGTTATCACAAAATGTGGCAAGAAGTTCCGCGCTAGAACTTCCAGCAACTCCCTTATTGCAGAAAACTTCAAAGGCCTCCTTGAGAGCCTGTGTGTTATACAAGTAAAATTAACTTCCATGTTTATAACTGTAGTATAGAGGAATATAAAGATGAGTGGCTTTTAGAATTCTAACCTTGTGGAAAAGCGTGTGATTTAGGAAACAATCATTCACATATGCCATGAATTTGTCATGGAGctcaattatttttctcacaAATACCTGGATTACAAGAATGATTACATTCCAAAATGTGAAATCACAgatgaataataataacaaactTCAGAATAGTGGTACCTGCTCCTGCAATCCAATAACATCTCTCTTTTCTGCCTGttaaaaatgacatttctCATTAAAAGGATGCTTACATATTTAGTTTCAGTGTTTCAGAAACAAAAGTAACCATCATGTACATTATACTGCCAAGTGTCAAACTTAACATGAAGGGCTAAAATGCTGTCTTACAATTCATATGTCACATCCATCTAACTATAAAGAGTCACTTCAGCAGTTCAGCATATAAGATGGGGCAACACAAAGGCAATTGGATATCTTTTTCCTATcaaaaaaacattttctttcttaatgAGAACCGCATGGAGTTACTCAATCCCACGTTTTAGTCCATGTTGCTCTCCTGCttagattaagaaatatttagaaaaataggTCATTCAATTAAACTCACTGTGTTACCCATTGAATTTTAGGGCTTGTAATGATTTAATGTagcatttaatattattcacTTATTTTGAGTGCCAAATGGAAGCATAAGAACGAGAATTATATTACTTTCATGTAATAGGTAAGAGTCAGAGTGAAACCATACACTGGTAATAGGAGAGTAACTAGATCACTGCATCAAACTATATGTGCATGAGAGAATGACTTTGCACTATGCAGGTGATTTTCATAAACACTGAGAAACCTTCAAAACCCAAATAGGAGACACTGACCATGACCTTTTTACCCAACCCAAGTATCCCAACATAACTTACAACAGTTGTTCATAAGCAAAGTGACACATAAAGATTGGTtggaaaaaaaactaaagattgaccttcttagtactTGCAGCATCTTCGGCTTGTTTGACCAAAGCTGTGCCTTCAGCAGTAACATGCTGTATGGAAAAACATGATGTGTTAGTCCTTACCAAAAATTTAGATACGACTAACTACTAAGACAAATTGAGTGCAAATtgactataaataaaatatcacaaaccTGCTTAAAAATCTGTGCAACAGGCTCTAAACCGCGAGGTATTTTTGAAAATAGCCTATACATCCTTGACAAATCATCAACctaatggatgaaaatgttaTGACTAGCACCGATAATAGCAActcataaaacataaataaataactgaCTTTGGAGCCTAAGTAATAAGTACCTTGTCATCCCTCAGTAAAGCATGACAACCTGAGTGCTCCTTCTCTAGTAGCTGGGTGGCGTACACAGATAGCAGTTCGTGTTGTACTTTCTGTTTGAATAGAAAAGATAACAGACAGTTATAGCGGACTAAACTGAATATGACGATTAAAAGGTCTTCACAAGTGGGCTACGGACCGCACACATCACAATAGTTGGATGCTAATCTATGGTAAATGtctacaaaatttattaaggAGAAATACAAACCTCAAGCAACTTTGTCTCACTACTTGAATGAAGATAATGAGCAACCCTGTCCTTTTCTCGTTTCAAACACTCCTCAGCCTGAATTTGAGAAAGATAGTTAGAAACTGAACCAAAAACAGTTGCAAGCACTATATACTCACAATCTTTAGTAACATTAACATGTCAACCAGAATGTGCAACTCTGAGCAGCTCTACTATCAGAGGCCACAATTTCAGTTGAAAAAAGATCTTTCTTTAAGAAAAAGAACCTTTAGCATATAATCAGGACATGAATCATCTAAGATCCAATTTGAAGCCTTTCGAGAATAGTAAGCTGCTGTGTCATTTAGCAGCGCTGCTTCAAAGtcattttcataatattcCATCTGCCCCATTCCTATCTCAACAAATATGTCCAATACATTCTTCAACAAAGCTCGATCTATTTGCTCCCCTTCTCGCTCTTGATCgatctattaaaaataaatatagtaattaatacaCCGAAGAGGGGTATACAATAcatatactaaaaatgaagCTGAATAACAATATTACATACCAGAGAAATAACAGCATCTTTGACTTTCCCAGATAACTCCACATATacctaaaaaagaaagaaggaaaatGGGTATAAGGATTTAAGCATTTTCCCAAAGCATAAAAAAAGGGGAACTGAAAGTTCAAAAGAACATTTTGACGGTGAAGATGATTACCAGGTCCCGGAAGCATGACAGACCAACTTCCCTAAGTATTGGAAGTGACCTTCTGGCAACGAAGTACCTATCAAGATAGTGGAAGAACCTTGAAAGCCATCGCACCATGATCTTATGATTTGACCACCTTTGTACAAGCTCCCTTAGCATGAACTCATCATGCTTTTCCTTTAAAGAAGGCAAAACCTTTCacagaaaaaaagtaaaataagcaaaattaTTCCatggaaacaaaaaattaaatcagcAAAAGTTCTTAAATGTTGGGAATAATTAAAACAGcctgtttttttatttcagaataaaagCAATCAACTTCAGACACTAGGACATtagaaaccaaaaaaaaaaaaacgaaatcaCTATCTGAAATAAACATGATATTGCAATAAAAAACCATGAATCATGATCAAACTGTTTgcaatgcaataaaaaatcatcTGAATTCCTTACTGTCGTTGAAATGTACTCTTGGAAAGCCTCCTTGTATTTGTCATATAATTGTTGAGAATAATCATGTGGGGGCTTTTGAGTGCACATGTTGTAGATTGTCCTGTAAATTTAGAATCAAGGGAACTCCATAACAGTTGACAACAGCATAAAAATCTATTCAACTGTATAAGAATATAGAGCGCCGAATAATACGTGTAGAGCATTATGTAGTCCTCTGAGCTGAACTGGGGCTCAGGCAACCCTTCAAGAATTCTTTTCAATTTCGTTATCCCgttttgcataaaatcccatCCTTGTTCTAAATCAATCGTGGTACGCTGGTTCATAGTCATCTTCGTTGCCAGACAAGATGAATATAGATCACCACTTAAACTGGTTCAACACCTGCCATGATACACATAAGCAGTAAGCTCAATTCAGAGAAAGAGAAAGCTGGCAATCCTCAAATCAAAACCAAAGAGAAAccagaaaaaaaactatttagATGTTAGGTCCAACCAAATCAAGCAGTTATATCGTTGAAGCTACTTGAATAGTAATACTaacgtgtgtgtgtgtgtgtgtgtaataCAGAAATAGTTCTCTCTTTCTACGAAAgtaacaagaaaaataatgaacaaaaCATAAAGGGACACAGATTTCAACCCATGAACAACATACTTCAAAAAGAACTGCATTTAACCACAAGAATGCACAACCATCACGATCTATGATATCACTCAATatgtacaaaaaaaatcaaaatcaataaataatcacACCATTAAATTCAACAGGAAGCCACAGTATATCCCAGAATATTTACATTCTAACAAGTTTCAACAACAGTACAATCATAAAACATAGGCTCAACAACTCAATTAACCCAAACGAAACCCTAAAACActaaaagaaacaaacaaaaacaactcAGCTCGGATGTAAAAAACCCTAAAATATAAGCATAACCTAGccaaatcaagcaaaaacctaACCCCAGAACGTGGAATTCGATTCTGAAACAGCTTGAATCCGGAAAAACGAGACTAATCAATCCAATTACCCACAATCAATCAGAACACAAACAACTCAACACCGATCGCAGAAAAAAAAACGCGCAAACACAATTTTACAtacccaaataaaaaaattccacGCCACGCTCACGATAAACAGTAAATATTCGTGAATAATTGCAAATACGGAGAGAAATAGCCACCTGAGGAGAAGAGAGACTTCGGTAGGCTGTGAATCCCTCTCGATCTTTTTAGCTTTTCCCTTCTGTTTAATTTGTTCATCTCTTCATTGTGTGTATTATATACTTTTCAAATCGCACACTGAGGCTTTCGTATTTACTTTTTGACCCCTGTATCCTCTATACTTTGGGATTTGGTTAATATTTTACGATTTgattaattctaaaataaaatttgccTTTTATGATAATGATTAATCGTATATTTCGTTTTGGATTTTTAGGAGAGTTCAACAAacatttttcttgatttttgtatTATGCTTCTCTAATTCTGGTGATATGATTTTTTAGATTATGATTTATGGAAAATACGATTCTGTGTTTAATAATTCGCGGATATGtagaaacacaaataaatagaTATTAGTAGATCTtttaaaatcctacaattataaaatttaataattgagaatagattattttttacgTTTTATACTCTTAcgattataaaatttaataat harbors:
- the LOC125221930 gene encoding cullin-1, giving the protein MTMNQRTTIDLEQGWDFMQNGITKLKRILEGLPEPQFSSEDYIMLYTTIYNMCTQKPPHDYSQQLYDKYKEAFQEYISTTVLPSLKEKHDEFMLRELVQRWSNHKIMVRWLSRFFHYLDRYFVARRSLPILREVGLSCFRDLVYVELSGKVKDAVISLIDQEREGEQIDRALLKNVLDIFVEIGMGQMEYYENDFEAALLNDTAAYYSRKASNWILDDSCPDYMLKAEECLKREKDRVAHYLHSSSETKLLEKVQHELLSVYATQLLEKEHSGCHALLRDDKVDDLSRMYRLFSKIPRGLEPVAQIFKQHVTAEGTALVKQAEDAASTKKAEKRDVIGLQEQVFVRKIIELHDKFMAYVNDCFLNHTLFHKALKEAFEVFCNKGVAGSSSAELLATFCDNILKKGGSEKLSDEAIEETLEKVVKLLAYISDKDLFAEFYRKKLARRLLFDKSANDEHERSILTKLKQQCGGQFTSKMEGMVTDLTLARENQASFEEYLSNTPNANPGIDLTVTVLTTGFWPSYKSFDLNLPAEMVKCVEVFKEFYQTKTKHRKLTWIYSLGTCNINGKFEQKTIELIVTTYQAAALLLFNASDRLSYQEIMTQLNLSDDDVIRLLHSLSCARYKILTKEPSTKTIAPTDIFEFNSKFTDKMRRIKIPLPPVDEKKKVIEDVDKDRRYAIDASIVRIMKSRKVLGYQQLVMECVEQLGRMFKPDVKAIKKRIEDLITRDYLERDKENPNLFKYLA